GAAATTGACCGGGTTCAGGTTATCGAGATGCTGGAACGCGGCGAGGTCACGCCGGAGGATGCCGAGAGGATGTTGAGGGGAGAGGTGAGCGAGAAGGAGCCGGAATGAAATGTGATGTGAAGTGCTGGGAAGACTGAGAAATAGGGAGAACAGGATGAGTGAGGAAAGGTCGAGAATTCTGAAGTTGCTCGAGGACGGAAAGATAAATGCTGACCAGGCTGCGAGACTGATACAGGCGCTCGGAGCAGAGGCAGTTCGTGAGCCACCCGAGCCACCGCGATTCAGTCTTCGGCGCCAGCGCCGGATTCTCGCGGCTGAGCTTGACCGGATTCCTGACATTGTGGCTGAGGCGGTATCCTCGGCGGTCAGGTCAGGGTTCGACCGGAGCGACAGTACACGGACCGATTTCCCGGGCAAGAACAGCCTGTTTCTGAAGAGCGTATCTGGCGACGTTGAGGTCTCAGGGTGGGACGAAGACCGCGTGCGGCTCGACGGATTGGGCACGATGGTCAGAGTCAGGGAACGGGATGACCAGGTGATGGTCCGCTCGATTTCTGGAGACTTGTCCGGCAGGGTGCCACGTGAGTCCAGGCTGGAGCTGGTCTCGGTGTCAGGCGACGTGAAGGTCAGCGGTACCAGGGGGAAGTTCACACTGAAGAGCGTCTCGGGTGACATCGTTCTTGAGGATGTTCATGGCAGCATCGGCATTGACAGCGTGTCTGGTAGCATTGTTCTTGAGCGAGTAGCGGGCAGTATCAGTGTTGA
Above is a window of candidate division WOR-3 bacterium DNA encoding:
- a CDS encoding DUF4097 family beta strand repeat-containing protein — its product is MSEERSRILKLLEDGKINADQAARLIQALGAEAVREPPEPPRFSLRRQRRILAAELDRIPDIVAEAVSSAVRSGFDRSDSTRTDFPGKNSLFLKSVSGDVEVSGWDEDRVRLDGLGTMVRVRERDDQVMVRSISGDLSGRVPRESRLELVSVSGDVKVSGTRGKFTLKSVSGDIVLEDVHGSIGIDSVSGSIVLERVAGSISVESKSGDISLRPVGEFSGEVVSRSGDIKLELGPDADVVLDMECEEEGEISVEAGSDHEVLEEAERSMRVKFGKGSRVLRLRTRRADIRVRVAAEE